A section of the Rhizobium sp. Pop5 genome encodes:
- a CDS encoding MFS transporter: MPKSFRFRSAQTVIVLAITQLIGWGTTFDMLGVMGRVVAPDLGLANEVVFAGLTIMMMVSAIAGPLTGRWLGRYGAARVLAAASLIFSSGLLLLAAANGIVLYGAAWIVIGVGGALGLSAPAYTAVVEREGENGKRVIAILMLFTGLSSTIFWPILSLLNEAVGWRLTFVVCAGLQIFVCLPLHLFALPKPIATHAEGGAAEIAPVPLSRAAQRKAFLLVAAVTTISTFVSFGIAPSMLELFRQSGASPAFALQLGSARGILGISARFLDMLLGRRGNPILSAAMGIGLMVTSFLMMLVASPSTPLLIGFILLYGFGSGVMAVARALLPLALFSPREFGLQSARLSLPQNLANAVAPVIFTAILDRAGTGPALFVCAALAALTMILVLMLMGLVRGARASEPSPVVS, from the coding sequence ATGCCAAAATCCTTCCGCTTCCGCTCGGCGCAGACGGTCATCGTCCTCGCCATCACCCAACTCATCGGCTGGGGCACGACATTCGACATGCTCGGCGTCATGGGCCGTGTCGTGGCGCCTGATCTCGGCCTGGCGAACGAGGTGGTGTTTGCCGGCCTGACGATCATGATGATGGTCAGCGCCATTGCCGGTCCCTTGACTGGCCGCTGGCTTGGCCGCTATGGCGCCGCCCGCGTACTCGCCGCCGCATCGCTGATCTTCTCTTCTGGCCTACTTCTGCTCGCTGCCGCAAACGGCATCGTGCTCTATGGAGCCGCCTGGATCGTTATCGGCGTCGGCGGCGCGCTTGGCCTTTCGGCGCCGGCCTATACCGCTGTCGTCGAGCGCGAAGGAGAGAACGGCAAACGCGTTATCGCGATCCTGATGCTGTTCACCGGGCTTTCGAGCACGATCTTCTGGCCGATCCTCAGCCTGCTCAATGAAGCGGTCGGCTGGCGTCTCACCTTCGTCGTCTGCGCGGGCCTGCAAATATTCGTCTGCCTGCCGCTGCATCTTTTTGCCCTGCCAAAGCCGATTGCAACCCATGCTGAAGGCGGCGCGGCGGAAATCGCCCCCGTGCCGCTATCGAGGGCGGCGCAGCGCAAGGCCTTCTTGCTGGTTGCAGCCGTGACGACGATATCGACTTTTGTCAGCTTTGGCATTGCCCCATCGATGCTCGAACTCTTCCGCCAGTCCGGCGCTTCGCCGGCCTTCGCGCTGCAGCTCGGCTCGGCGCGCGGCATCCTTGGTATCTCGGCGCGCTTCCTCGACATGCTGCTCGGTCGGCGGGGCAATCCCATCCTCAGCGCGGCCATGGGTATCGGCCTGATGGTCACCAGCTTTCTGATGATGCTGGTCGCCAGCCCGTCGACGCCGCTGCTCATCGGCTTCATCCTGCTCTATGGCTTCGGCTCCGGCGTCATGGCCGTCGCCCGCGCATTGCTGCCGCTGGCGCTGTTTTCGCCGCGCGAATTCGGCCTGCAATCGGCCCGGCTGTCGCTGCCGCAAAATCTTGCCAACGCCGTCGCCCCCGTTATCTTCACCGCCATCCTCGACCGGGCCGGCACCGGCCCGGCGCTCTTTGTCTGCGCCGCTCTCGCGGCATTGACGATGATCCTCGTGCTGATGTTAATGGGGTTGGTGCGCGGCGCTCGCGCGTCGGAGCCGAGCCCGGTCGTTTCGTGA
- a CDS encoding chitinase → MVVHMDRVFFFDVVRDELFKGNLTHPQVVGITAILDAWEERFAHADPRWLAYIFATAYHETAYTMQPVRETLAESDVRAVEILEAAFAAGRLSWVRTPYWRPDEDGRSWLGRGLVQLTHKRNYEAMSALTGIDLVAGPDRAMEMDVAVTILIEGMLQGSFTGHKLQDHLNATTEDWVNARRIVNGTDRAEKLANYAKIFHAAIRPEAAHGVIARLKAWGSRVIARLA, encoded by the coding sequence ATGGTTGTCCACATGGACCGGGTATTCTTTTTCGATGTGGTGCGGGATGAACTCTTCAAGGGAAATCTGACTCATCCTCAGGTAGTGGGTATCACCGCAATTCTCGATGCCTGGGAAGAGCGGTTTGCGCATGCCGACCCGAGGTGGCTCGCCTATATCTTCGCGACCGCCTACCACGAGACCGCCTATACGATGCAGCCGGTTCGTGAGACGCTAGCGGAAAGCGATGTACGCGCGGTCGAGATCCTGGAGGCGGCCTTTGCCGCGGGCCGGCTCTCCTGGGTGAGGACGCCTTATTGGCGGCCGGACGAGGACGGTCGCAGCTGGCTGGGGCGCGGCCTGGTGCAGCTCACCCACAAGCGGAATTATGAGGCGATGAGCGCGCTAACCGGTATCGACCTCGTTGCCGGTCCCGACCGGGCGATGGAAATGGACGTGGCGGTAACCATCCTCATCGAGGGCATGCTGCAGGGCAGCTTCACCGGCCACAAGCTTCAAGATCACCTGAATGCGACGACCGAGGACTGGGTGAACGCGCGCCGCATCGTCAACGGCACCGACCGGGCGGAGAAGCTCGCAAACTATGCGAAGATCTTCCATGCGGCGATACGTCCCGAGGCGGCGCATGGCGTGATCGCCCGGTTGAAGGCCTGGGGTTCGCGTGTTATCGCGCGGCTTGCCTAG
- a CDS encoding HAMP domain-containing sensor histidine kinase: MRIKSLTARVLLLTTVWSTVALVVIGLLISTLYRKSAERGFQDLLRAQLYNVINSVTIGDQGALSGSPQLGDLRFAQPKTGWYWVVEPLGTYTTAPLVSPSLGSALIPVPSVVEAPFDKNYERYYQVTDASGNRVQVAETEVVLDTDGRAARFRVTGNVDVVEDDVRTFSHSLYLALAGFGVGSLIVNALAILYGLKPLDKARAALERIRAGESEQLKGDFPREILPLANEVNALIDSNRRIVERARMQVGNLAHSLKTPIAVLLNEARVLEKSHGELVRSQAESMQGQVQSYLNRARIAAQRESVLARTDAEPALERLVRVMRRLNVDTEFDLVVSPPHLAVAMEQQDLEETVGNLLENAARFAKSKVRLSAVEAGEDVKGAEASARRHWVELAVEDDGPGLEPDQIREALKRGRRLDESKPGTGLGLSIVTEISNEYQGRLELSRGEWGGLKAKLILPGVTKDVA; the protein is encoded by the coding sequence ATGCGAATTAAGTCGCTCACCGCACGTGTGTTGTTGCTGACCACGGTGTGGTCGACGGTGGCGCTTGTCGTGATCGGCCTGCTGATTTCCACGCTCTACCGCAAGAGCGCCGAACGCGGCTTCCAGGATCTGTTGCGGGCGCAGCTCTATAACGTCATCAATTCGGTAACGATCGGTGACCAGGGGGCTTTGAGCGGCAGCCCGCAGCTCGGAGACCTGCGGTTTGCCCAGCCGAAGACGGGTTGGTACTGGGTGGTGGAGCCGCTCGGCACCTATACGACCGCCCCTCTGGTATCGCCCTCGCTCGGCTCGGCGCTCATTCCGGTTCCCTCCGTCGTCGAGGCGCCTTTCGATAAGAATTACGAGCGCTACTACCAGGTGACGGACGCCTCCGGGAACCGCGTGCAGGTGGCCGAAACCGAAGTGGTGCTCGATACCGACGGGCGCGCGGCGCGCTTCCGCGTCACCGGCAATGTCGACGTGGTCGAAGACGACGTGCGCACCTTTTCCCACAGCCTCTATCTGGCGCTCGCCGGCTTCGGCGTCGGCAGCCTGATCGTCAACGCGCTGGCGATTCTCTACGGCCTGAAGCCGCTTGACAAGGCGCGTGCCGCGCTGGAGCGCATCCGCGCCGGCGAGAGTGAACAGCTGAAGGGCGATTTCCCGCGCGAGATCCTGCCGCTTGCAAACGAGGTGAACGCGCTGATCGACAGCAACCGCCGCATCGTCGAGCGGGCGCGCATGCAGGTCGGCAATCTTGCCCATTCGCTGAAGACGCCGATCGCCGTTCTCCTGAACGAGGCGCGGGTGCTGGAAAAATCCCATGGTGAGCTGGTGCGCAGCCAGGCGGAATCGATGCAGGGACAGGTGCAGTCCTATCTGAACCGGGCGCGCATCGCCGCGCAGCGCGAATCCGTGCTGGCCCGCACCGACGCCGAACCAGCGCTGGAGCGGCTGGTGCGTGTCATGCGCCGGCTGAACGTCGATACGGAATTCGACCTCGTGGTTTCGCCGCCGCATCTCGCGGTCGCGATGGAGCAGCAGGATCTCGAGGAGACCGTCGGCAACCTCCTGGAAAATGCGGCGCGCTTTGCCAAGAGCAAGGTGCGGCTTTCGGCCGTCGAAGCCGGCGAGGATGTGAAGGGGGCCGAAGCGAGCGCGCGCCGCCACTGGGTGGAACTCGCCGTCGAGGATGACGGGCCGGGCCTGGAGCCTGACCAGATCCGCGAGGCGCTGAAGCGCGGCCGCCGGCTCGACGAAAGCAAGCCCGGAACCGGCCTCGGTCTTTCGATCGTCACCGAGATATCAAACGAATACCAAGGTCGGCTCGAGCTTTCCCGCGGCGAGTGGGGCGGGCTGAAGGCAAAGCTTATCCTGCCCGGCGTCACAAAGGATGTTGCATGA
- a CDS encoding Dabb family protein, which yields MIRHIVFFTVQEQHLEEVRAGLSILTGIPHARLLEIGTNVKTDQLGTEIDLVVYGEFDDEAALAAYKAHPDYQLSIERVRPLREKRIAADYDSHAAVTRPL from the coding sequence GTGATCCGCCATATCGTCTTCTTCACCGTGCAGGAGCAACATCTGGAGGAGGTGAGGGCAGGGCTATCAATCCTGACCGGCATTCCGCATGCGCGGCTGCTGGAGATCGGTACCAACGTGAAGACCGATCAGTTGGGCACCGAGATTGATCTCGTGGTCTATGGCGAATTCGACGATGAAGCAGCCCTTGCCGCCTACAAGGCGCATCCCGATTACCAGCTCTCGATCGAGCGTGTGCGGCCGCTCAGGGAAAAGCGGATCGCCGCCGATTATGATAGCCATGCGGCGGTAACGCGGCCGCTCTGA
- a CDS encoding response regulator transcription factor: MRILVVEDDVNLNRQLADTLKEAGYVVDQAFDGEEGHFLGDTEPYDAIILDIGLPEMDGVTVLEKWRGAGRGVPVLILTARDRWSDKVAGIDAGADDYVTKPFHVEEVLARIRALIRRAAGHASSEIICGPVRLDTKSSKATVNGTALKLTSHEYRLLAYLMHHMGEVVSRTELVEHMYDQDFDRDSNTIEVFVGRLRKKMGVDLIETVRGLGYRIQAPKHAN; the protein is encoded by the coding sequence ATGCGCATCCTCGTAGTCGAAGACGACGTTAATTTGAACCGGCAGCTGGCCGACACGCTGAAGGAGGCCGGCTATGTCGTCGACCAGGCGTTCGACGGCGAGGAAGGTCATTTCCTCGGCGACACCGAACCCTATGACGCGATCATTCTGGATATCGGCCTGCCGGAGATGGACGGCGTCACCGTGCTCGAAAAATGGCGCGGCGCCGGCCGCGGCGTGCCGGTACTGATTCTGACGGCGCGCGACCGCTGGAGCGACAAGGTCGCCGGCATCGACGCGGGCGCCGACGATTACGTCACCAAGCCCTTCCATGTCGAGGAAGTGCTGGCGCGCATTCGGGCGCTGATCCGCCGCGCGGCGGGGCATGCTTCATCCGAGATCATATGCGGGCCGGTGCGTCTCGATACCAAATCCTCGAAGGCGACGGTCAACGGCACCGCGCTGAAGTTGACTTCGCATGAATATCGCCTGCTTGCCTATCTCATGCATCACATGGGCGAGGTCGTGTCGCGCACGGAATTGGTCGAGCATATGTACGACCAGGATTTCGACCGCGACTCCAATACAATCGAGGTCTTCGTCGGCCGCCTGCGCAAGAAAATGGGCGTCGACCTGATCGAAACGGTGCGCGGTCTCGGCTACCGCATACAAGCGCCGAAGCATGCGAATTAA